DNA sequence from the Plodia interpunctella isolate USDA-ARS_2022_Savannah chromosome 12, ilPloInte3.2, whole genome shotgun sequence genome:
ttagaaataaaaaagagatTTACTTATACCTAtcatgttttacaataaataatatttatacaagtaTTAACTTCTGTAACAAAAGTACATGATTTAGTAAAGTTTAATCATGGGGCAACATTGCCCTCAGTCTTTTAAATCACGATcaatatataatcataaacTATGACACCTTTAGTCTTATACCAAAAAGCATGAAGACCTACACTGGTGTATTATAACATCCTGTACCTACCATTTATGGTATCAATTAGAACAGACAACTTTACATTAAGCTGATGTACCTATCTGAAGCAATAACATAATAGCATATTATGATGCAAGCGAGCAAAGTTTTGACATTACATAAGAGGCGAAATTTTGGCGCGATGCGAAGTGGGGAgcaataataaagtaaagtgatattttttttctacatacTTGAAGTAACCCTAACATAAAACGTCGAACAGTGCTGTAAAATTTCGAGCATGTGTGTGTGGAAAAGTTATTTTCTAACATCGAATTTTCTTTGCTCTAAATATTATGGGACTAGCGTTTTAATTATCGTTTTACGTCAAACTGTTTTGATTAACGGTTTACGTCACATTTATGTGTTGAAAAACATCGCATGAACAAACCCGTGCattgataattatatactcTGCCTTATTACTGCGCTTCACTTCGCGTTGCGCGAATATCCCGCCAGGTATTTAACGCCcaatatataaattggtaTCATAATGTACTATTGTATATGAATGCGTTCTTTTAAAGCTAGGATGTTAATATTACTCTGTTCTCATTttgtaatacttaaatatcaataaaatttaatcagtCTAGTGTGCCTACAGCAAGCGGCAGATGAAGCTGATCCACTTGTATCTCTGTAAGTGAGATTGTGGGTTAATTTCATTTGCCCCAACTGCActttaatcaatttttttattactaaaattgctaaaaacaaatataaaaaaaaactcaaatttTTGTTCTCGCATAAAAGTTGACCAATTACACTTACAATGTACGGAAGGTCGAaattttgtgttatatttattttcaacatatatatttttaattttctgtatttaatatacttaggacatattaaatacagaaaattaaaaatatataggaatttttttgttgttgattaAAAAAGGACCTGTgtcgaaaatattaaattttcttattactACAAATGTAATCAATAGCAGAAAATTTCAACGGAACCTTACTACGAGCTTATCAATCTATTGTTATTACTTACAAGccactagctattgcccgcggtTTACCAAAAGTAAAAAGTGTCATACCTATGTCAAGTGTAGAGTGCTACACCCTCCCTATTAGAAAatcactttaatttattacatcgTTTTGACGTGGAAGTAGGACAAATAAACACTTTAACGTTTACAATATtcgttttgattttttgaaactAATAATGAGATTAATAAAGAATCGGGACAatgctcttaaccactgagccACAGAGACCAATTGACGGAATTTTGTCGTCTCattaggtattattaaaattagtatggaagtattcCTGCAGAACCTTGTAAGAATACAAAAAACTGGGACATCAGCTTACAACATTGTAAAAGATAATTACAAGCAAGAAAATTCCACTAAAAGTAAAGACTGTCACGAtagatattttcttattaccGTGATAATAGGTCAAGGGAAGTTTCGTCGCATTTTCagaatacaaattaaacaagctgatagtacagtcaaccgcatgtcaagttaaGTCTATGCTGCGATATAAGGGCGAAATTGTAAGTAGATGTGCTGTAGACTGTACAAGAATAAACTTTCAAACTTAATGTACAGTCGACTGGATGTCAAGTTAGCCTTCATTGATTTTTATGCTATTGTGATATAGGTAAAgtgcgaatttgcaatgaattcgaGTAGGTTGATATGCTCTCGACTGTACACGAATTTAAAATCTTAGAAATCAGTTtccaagaaaatattattattacccaactagataattatattaaggtataaaaatatatataaggaataaaaataaagtaccttTGTATCTTCATAAGATTACCTTTTTTgtatgaacaaataaaaatgttcgtcgaattaatattattaacaccACCACCATATTCCACctctgtaaacaaaaaaaacaaggaataaaatatatttaaaagggCGTAAACCAGCACACTGGCGACATCATTACATTCATAAAGCTGTGAATGccatggtggcgctagtgtgcgagTTTGcagaacaaaattttaagtaagtttCAAGTCAGTCTCATTGcttttaatacttaattatttggtCCATAATCTCATGTGTTTTTTATACCTTTGAGaacatttgttttcttattcgGTTGCGAGGGCCTTacaattattgtatataacTTACATTAAATTCTCACagatttttactaaatatataaaacaaaacgacTTCTAAATAAACTaggatgtaaataaataataaaaaaaattataactttctAACAAGAGAAAAATACAAGTCAAATACTTGGACCTGccgtttaaaaacaaaataaagtctttaaaaatataactacttaTAGGTCTAGTACTAGGGCCacgtggttttcaccaattttcCTAAGAATTATAACCTCTTCCTTTTCAGTAATTTCTTTGCGGGTGGTATGTCCATCTCGTGGTAGTCCATACAGTGCCTTTTCAGCTCCGAATACTTTCTAAACTTGGAACCACAAATCAAGCAGTCGACAATCATCTTTCTCACATTATGGATACTCCATTCATGATCCCACTTTTCTTTTAAAGTCTTAAAATAATCATTGCAAAACCTACATTTAAACCTGTTGTTAACCTCTCTAGTGTGCGcgcattttatatgtttattgagCATAGAAGCAAAATGGAATACTTTATGACAGTACTTGCATTTGACCGGCGTATTCTTATTGTGATATTCCATGTGTTGTTGGATCATTTTTTTCGAGTTGAATTTCCTTTGGCACAGATCGCACTGGAGGTATGTGGTGCcgtgtatttttttgtgttttgaaaAGTTACTGGAATCGCTGAATGATTTGTCGCAAAATGTGCACTTGTATAGTGTCAGTTTGGCGTGTTCGCGTAGATGAGCCTTGTACCTGTCGACTTTGGTGAAGGTTTCCGATTGGCAGACTTCGCAGAGGATGTTCAGGGTTCCGTTGACGCTGACTGGAGTCTTGGCCAGCGTGCAGCGGATCACGTGCTCGATGAGATGACGTTTCAGATCGCCGATGCGGTCGAACACTTTAAGGCAGACGTCGCAAGtctgaaattgaatttttaaaagttgtaatCGCTATCATTTAATAAAGTTTCACAGACTATGCGAGTGTGTCTGTAAAGTCCTCAGCCgcgtctctctgtctgttGTTCGCGGTATCTCAAAAGTACTGAACGAATTTCCGTGGGCGAAGTCGCGAACAAAAGcttgtgaaattaaataaacaactttatataggtactaaatattttttagtttcagaGAAGAGATGTCTGTTTAGATTGAAGTACTACTACCTCCTTTCATAGACGTCAAAATGTGTCATcactattattatcaatacaaATTGATCTTTACGGCGTAGTGATAAGGTTCATCGCCAACAGTAAAAATAAGTTCAGAATATTTTCTGAACTTATTTTTACTCAAGAAGAAGGTCCAGAGTCAAGAACCGTAATATATCTTGTTTAATCATCCACcattgtaattataatcttTATGAATGGAtcagaaagaaaatatttaattaccttATTATATCTTTTATGTCTCCTAGCCTTTTTGGAATGTAAGAGGAACATTTTATTGGACATTACTTTTGCTATCACAGAATCCGCCTTCCTTATCTCCTCACTCTTGGACATCGGGGCCTGGTTCTCCCCCTGACCCCATTTGGACATTGACTCCGATTCAGAAGGCTCCCATTTCATAGATGAGGCTTCCGGATTCATTACAATTATATCAGTTTCAGATACATCATCCATAAATGTTTCAGAGAGCTCAATATTATTCTCTTTGACTCGAGATTGAGTGTTATTATGCAGTTCTAGATGTACGGATAAATCAACATACTTTGTTGATACATAATCACAAGAATCACACATAAACATGAAGTGGATCTTTGCACAGTGAGATCTCAAATCGTCTGCATCAGAAAATGTCTTCGAACAATAACTGCATGGGTACTTCCTGGTATGAATCTTGCGGTGTGTCCGTAAGgtaaattttgaagcaaacACTTTATGGCACTTATTACATTCCAACTCGGGGTCGCCGTGTCCCATGCAGTGGATCTCAAATTTCTCCTGGGTTTTAAGGCTCTTGCCACATTCTGTGCACATAAATTTCATTTCCTTTGATAAAGCAGACTCAATTTCATATGAGAAAGTATGTGACTTCAGTTTATGGTTACCTACCATGTGTAACTTGAATGTGGATATTTGATCAAATATTTGCTTGCATTTGTCACATTGGTACTTTTTCTGATGAGGTTTTGAAGGTCTGGTACCAtctgaaatttttatttaattgttagtTAATTaagatgaataaaaattatactaccTATCAATCTAGAAGTTTGTAATTAGGAAATTTACAAGCCAGtaaattttttctttaaaaaaatgttatatggaAATGGTGATTAGAAGAAAATTAGAGGAACAGCTAGTGATATAAACCAGTTAAgaagttatatttaatgataaaaaatattgaaaatcaaaGGTCAtattgaaacaataaattctaatttgaacgtaactgttaaaaatataaatagtcaAGTAACTCACCAATCTCAACATCATGATCAATCTCATTAATACTAGAGCACTCTAATGTGGGATCGTTCACAGCTATTTTCTGTATGGTTTGGCCACAGTGAGAGTCATGACCAAGAAACAGTATTGTCTTACGTTGCTTTGAAGCAGATTGGATGTCCGTAGACATCAGTTGCTTCAGTGCTCCATTCTCACTTTGAAGACCTATGAATTTACGTTCTTCCCTATCACGATTTTCTTTCTCATTCATAATCTCTTCAGGCAACTGAGACAGGAATACTCCACATTCAAATTCATCTTCTTCATATAGATTTAAGTTATTTGATTCTGCATTATGTTGTGTTGATGTCTCATtcatatgtatttttctaaacTTTTTGTGCTCGAAATCTTCAACAGAAGCATAATTGATAGACTCCTTATAGTTGTAAACATTTTGAGTGATGTAAGTATTATGTTGCTCAACCGTAATGTGGTTGGTATGAGTTTGATGGCATTGAACTGAATATTCTTGTGTTTCTATGGCATCAAACTGATTGTACACATATGGACTTCTAGCAGGATCTATCCAAACTTGAGATTGGTTGTATGGTGGAAGAGCCACTTGGGTACTGGGATCATTTGAAATAAGAGGAATTTGTTCTATATTATCAACATAGCTCACCTCACTATCAGTAGTAGCATCTAACTGATGGACATCATAGCTATCTATAAGTTTGACATTGCAGAATCCTGAGTAAATACACATCTCATTCCCTTCGGTGTCTGGAGATGTGATGTTCACTTCAATGAAAACATTATCAGTTGCATCACAGTTAGTTTCCAGGGTAGTGCACTGTTTGGGGATGAGGAGTACTGGATAAACCGCATCAGATTCCATGAGGATTTTCCCCTGGTCCATTTTTTAGCctatcaaaacaataatacatgTTTATTCCACCGTCAAATCAACTGCGGTGACTTAAATGTAggtaaatttagaaaattatttgtgaaattattaGTAAAATGAGGGGAAATTCACTTACCACGTGTACCGTCGGAGTCTTGAAGGAAAAAATGTGGAAAGAAGCATTTTGAAGGTAACATTATTAACGATCTGtccaaataatttttgtaatacccTCATTTTCGAAAGCTATCAATGGCTCGATCATAATCACggtttaaatttagtttaaaaatgaaagtaGTCAAATTACAAACAATCATATTAATCTTCATACTAATtcgtaataaacaaaatcttcataaaatagtaatatcaATGAAAGATAGGTAAAAGGTACCaaaacaagaacaaagttATAGTTGAATTTTACCGcctgttatatattttcatagtaaATTGGACTTTACAGAATAGCAAGAAGGTTCGAATCAAAATGTCATGAAATCAAATGACATTAAAGAAAGATGACATTTTAGCAATAAGCTCGAAAATTTTCACCCAGAAAACATTTTGGCTGACAAAATACATCTCATCATCATCTTAATATTGCTACCTTAGACATATCCAGTAGCCCAGTAACAAACAGCACGAAATCCTGCAaacgatttaaataaaaatataaaactacgtatttttcaatgttataaaaacactccttacgttaataaaataaatttaataagtaagCAACCTGAGttgtattataatgataatagaACCTAGGTTGATTACTTATTCAATTTCTTTGTTGATAATAAGTTGATAATGAtcaaccatggatttagtaagtactccaTTGAATAgaggttatttaaatacctaaccACTTGTAGCGATGTACTACGATTCTCAAAAAGCTTTACTAAGTAATCTATAActaaatacaaatgtaaacctagattatttaaatagaaatattatctttataatattaactatataatatatctatataatattaactatatattatcatgaatttattatttttttaaataggtaactGAGGATTAAAATATGGTTGCTTTAGATTTGTAGctaattttttttgctaaagTGATCACATTATAAATAGAACTACTAACTAAAAGTATGCAAAGTAAGGCAACTTATTTACTGTCGTTGTTGTAAAGTTGTTGACTTGTTTTACattacagtctgtcaagaaaggaAGACGCTAATCTTGACTCATGGAATTACTAGGTTCGATCATGCTATTTAAAATGGCAATGTTTGGCAAAAAATTTAGTCAAAAATTcgttttcttcactttattGATAGAGTGTAAGTAAGGTTGCAAAGCAACTTTCCAATCGCGCTATAACTATGCAATTCGTTTGTAATCTGTTACTTTGCAGAAAATTGCAAGCAGCGATAGATTGCGAGACAAATTGCAACGTGTATAGGGCTGGCTAATATTGATTAGACAATGGTATTTTGGGCTAAGATTTTAACCTTtgaacaaaatgtttgttgggCATATCTGCTCAACATCAACGTCAAATCAAGTCATCTATTCGAATAAAAACGTCAAAACAAACGGCTGGGCTGCACTGAAAGCTGAATGCAGTTGCACTGCCTGCGAATGCCAAGTAAAACTGCAATTTGCAATATACTTTGCGGTTGCCGTGTTGTGTAGTCTGAAATTCTGAGTTTTCAGcgagttttattaaaataagatttgcATTTGCGTATAAAATACAGCaggtgcaaaaaaaaaacgaatattCTATTCTTATGAGACACTGTTGATAAATATACTGTTTCAAATCTGGATGAAAATACAATGATTGCGGCCTCCGAACCTTTGGTAAGTTTTTGTTATAggtaaacttttatttcacaCATTACTTATTATTCGAGTGTGTATTCTAACACTCCAAACTTATATTACACATGTGATGCTACATTTATTGGGCTAATGTCTTCACAAATATTAtcgtttgtatttttttatgtttgtattatttttcttattccaCCTTTTCAGGAGTTTGTGCCACATGGAAGAATAATAGCCGCAAAGCACCCCACTAAGTTTTATAGCAAGGGTCACAACAACTCGCTGTCTGAGAACTCTTTGCTGTTCAAGTTGACCAACTTTGCCATCAAAGATGAGAGCTTGTTGGGAAATAAGGAAGTAGAGGAGCAAGAGTGGTGGTGCGTCAGGGAGGTCTACTATAGATCTACTGAAGGTATGTTGCTTTATATTATACCAGAGAGACAGCTGATTAATTGTTTGTTATACTTGTTTGCATTTTGATTAGTGTTAAGTGTGTTTGGGTTACCTAAGTACACAATTTGGACAGGCAATAAGTAGTGTGTTTTGTGGTTTTGAGTATTTCTACTTAagactataaatattaactttaaaatactcAATGAAgcataacatattattatgttccCACTTCAGtgtcatatttaatttcacaatttaaatagttacagtggtgttattgtattttgcaatatcaacaaaatcaaaatttgtatggaaatagAACAAGTGTCTCTATCATACTTCTttgtttttcttctaaatttttgacgaGGCTTCAGTGCACCTTGTGTGACTATGTCAGCCTCATGGGTGAtctctaatataaacttatctagctTTCATAATGCTTGTCTACAAGATATACATGGATTTAGCCACCTGTGATAATGGACTGCTCAATACTATGTTCAGTAATCCATTACACATAGGCActttcagaatattttttaccttatAGCATTTTTTACAAAGTTCATTTATATGCGGTCATATCATATTTGAAatgaactatttattttctgtttaagTTTGACATTTTCACCATGATTAGCTTCTTGCAAAATCTCATGCTAACTCCACAGCtcttttcttaaatataaagCGAAGCTTTAGATTACATTGTTCACTTGACAGATGTCGATGATGACCCTCCTCAATTGCCTAAAGAAAACAAGTATGATTATGGGTCAGAATCCTTTCGACCACCGAGCCGCCTTAAGAACGACTTCAACATATCCATAAAATCGGAACTCATTGGTGGGATGAAGAGGATGGAAACAGATTGCCTAAACTCTGCCGGACCGTCTCGTGCGGGCAGTGCTAACAGTTCTAGCAATATGTCcaaaaaatttaacttaaacTGCAGTCAGACTAAAAGTGTGAAGAAACcccttaattttaaaactgacTGCTCTTATGAAGAGGAGTTATATGTAAAAGGATGTACTGCAATTTGGTCTAAAGGTATGATTATTGATTTATACACCAACTGAAATTTCCAAAGCACAAAAACCAAATAtctcaaacaaaattttaattttgcttgtaaaaatatgttattacttAACTTTGCtctattaaatttcataaaactgTTAAATTTCAGGTCTTATTTCAACACCAGGAACTAAATTGTCTGGTCCAGAAAATAGAGAAACCATTTGCTGCTATACTCTAGAAAATCCTATTAAACATGCACACTTTTGCAATTTCCATGTAGACATAAACAATACAATGCTTATTGATGCTCTAAACTCACAGATAGGAGATGTtaagaagaatataaaaattgaggATACAACAGAGTATGTTGGTAAAAAAGTTATGCCGTCAATTTTACTGAtggataacaaaaatatgcgCGTCTTTGCAATGGATGGCAGggaatacataaatagcatcCCATTTCAAGTCAAAAGAGTGTGGCCCATGAAATATggaattttattggaaaaagaAGCAACACCTTTGATGCAAAATTCTCTTTTGGTGAACTCATTCTTGAAACTCAATGAATCTCACAACAGCTCTTTTTCAAAATCCAGATCGAATTTTCCATTCAACATGA
Encoded proteins:
- the LOC128674361 gene encoding zinc finger protein 431-like isoform X2, encoding MDQGKILMESDAVYPVLLIPKQCTTLETNCDATDNVFIEVNITSPDTEGNEMCIYSGFCNVKLIDSYDVHQLDATTDSEVSYVDNIEQIPLISNDPSTQVALPPYNQSQVWIDPARSPYVYNQFDAIETQEYSVQCHQTHTNHITVEQHNTYITQNVYNYKESINYASVEDFEHKKFRKIHMNETSTQHNAESNNLNLYEEDEFECGVFLSQLPEEIMNEKENRDREERKFIGLQSENGALKQLMSTDIQSASKQRKTILFLGHDSHCGQTIQKIAVNDPTLECSSINEIDHDVEIDGTRPSKPHQKKYQCDKCKQIFDQISTFKLHMVGNHKLKSHTFSYEIESALSKEMKFMCTECGKSLKTQEKFEIHCMGHGDPELECNKCHKVFASKFTLRTHRKIHTRKYPCSYCSKTFSDADDLRSHCAKIHFMFMCDSCDYVSTKYVDLSVHLELHNNTQSRVKENNIELSETFMDDVSETDIIVMNPEASSMKWEPSESESMSKWGQGENQAPMSKSEEIRKADSVIAKVMSNKMFLLHSKKARRHKRYNKTCDVCLKVFDRIGDLKRHLIEHVIRCTLAKTPVSVNGTLNILCEVCQSETFTKVDRGGIWWWC
- the LOC128674361 gene encoding zinc finger protein 429-like isoform X1, producing MDQGKILMESDAVYPVLLIPKQCTTLETNCDATDNVFIEVNITSPDTEGNEMCIYSGFCNVKLIDSYDVHQLDATTDSEVSYVDNIEQIPLISNDPSTQVALPPYNQSQVWIDPARSPYVYNQFDAIETQEYSVQCHQTHTNHITVEQHNTYITQNVYNYKESINYASVEDFEHKKFRKIHMNETSTQHNAESNNLNLYEEDEFECGVFLSQLPEEIMNEKENRDREERKFIGLQSENGALKQLMSTDIQSASKQRKTILFLGHDSHCGQTIQKIAVNDPTLECSSINEIDHDVEIDGTRPSKPHQKKYQCDKCKQIFDQISTFKLHMVGNHKLKSHTFSYEIESALSKEMKFMCTECGKSLKTQEKFEIHCMGHGDPELECNKCHKVFASKFTLRTHRKIHTRKYPCSYCSKTFSDADDLRSHCAKIHFMFMCDSCDYVSTKYVDLSVHLELHNNTQSRVKENNIELSETFMDDVSETDIIVMNPEASSMKWEPSESESMSKWGQGENQAPMSKSEEIRKADSVIAKVMSNKMFLLHSKKARRHKRYNKTCDVCLKVFDRIGDLKRHLIEHVIRCTLAKTPVSVNGTLNILCEVCQSETFTKVDRYKAHLREHAKLTLYKCTFCDKSFSDSSNFSKHKKIHGTTYLQCDLCQRKFNSKKMIQQHMEYHNKNTPVKCKYCHKVFHFASMLNKHIKCAHTREVNNRFKCRFCNDYFKTLKEKWDHEWSIHNVRKMIVDCLICGSKFRKYSELKRHCMDYHEMDIPPAKKLLKRKRL